TTGCAGGGGAATTAGTATTTGAAAAGAGTGGAATGAATGAAATCAAATGGAACCTAAAGAATAAAGATAACGAAGATGTTGCCTCAGGTATTTATATCTATTTTTTAAAGGATGAACTCGGCTCGGTTAAGAGAGGTAAGATTGGGGTGATAAAGTAAAGACCATAGAGCGTAACATCTCCCTGCCCTTCGTGCTCTTCGTGGTGAATAGTTACATTAAAAGTAAGTAATCGGTTAACCGGTAACTAATAACCATTCACCAATTACTAAAGTAATGGAGGAAAAAGATATGAGTCTGCGGTGGAGTTTTGTTTTTACTATTATTATATTATTTTTATTGAATGTGCTAATACAGAATTCATGGGCAAAAGATAGAACTTCTTACCTGTTGGGTAAGGATGATGTCATAAAGGTTTTTGTCTGGGACCATCCAGAATTAAGTGGTGATATGGTAGTTAATCCCGCAGGTAATATCTCCTTTCTTCTATTGGGAGATGTGATGGTTGAAGGATTAACAGAAGAGGAGTTAGAAAAGATATTAACCGAAAAGTTTTCCCAGTATATAATGGCTCCCCAGGTTTCGGTCACGATAGTAGGATATAACAGTAAAAAAATTTATATTTTAGGCGAAGTAAGTAAACCGGGTGAGTATCCAATTGGCGGAACGGTTATATCGTTACGGGAAGCTATACTCAAAGCCGGCTTACCAACTAAATCTGCGGCACTGGGACGAGTGCGAATTATCACACCACAACCGACTAAACCAATAGTTAAAATCGTAAATCTATCACTGATTTTAAATAAAGGATGTTTGAAAGAAGATATTGATTTGCAGGCAGGGGATATAGTTTATATTCCATCTAATATACCAGCTAAAATAGGTGATGGTTTAGATAAAATTGCGTCACCTATTAGTAGGATTCTTGCCTTTATAGGATTAATAGAAGGGATTAAAGGAATTGGGGAATAAGGAGAAGAGATGGATATACTTAAAGCAACACGAGTTAATATAGGTGATTATCTCCAGGTAATATTTCGTCGGAAATGGCTATTTATAATACCCTTTTTTACTATATTTCTTACGACGACAATAGGGGCTATCTTTATGCCTAAAATTTATGAATCTAAGGCTATGCTTGTGGTAGAAGAAAAGCAACTTCTTTCACCATTAGTCAGTGGTATGGCTGTTGCACCTACTATTCAGGAACGTCTGGATATCTTAAAAGAGCAAATAACGAGTTGGTATAGGTTAGCCGAGATGGTTGAGGCATTAAAATTATGTACCTATACCAAAGACCAGACTAAAATTAATGCCTATATTCAATCCCTTCAGAAGAGAATTAAAGTTATTTTAAAAGCAAGATTTCTTATTCAAGTATCTTTTGAAGATACAAATCCAAAAGTTGCTGAGGCAGTAGTCAACTATATTACTAAGAGTTTGGTTAAAGAAGAAATTTCTGGCCAGGAAGAAGAGGCACTTTCGGCTATTAAATTTATTGCGGATCAAGTTAAGCATTATCAAGAAAAACTTGAAGAGGCAGAGGCATCATTAAAAGACTTCAAAGAGAAAAATCTATTAGAATTGCCAGGTAGTGGTGGCTCAAACTTAGCTAAGGCAATTGGTATTAAAGATGCTCTGTTAGAAATTAGACTTGATTTACAAGAGGCTCATAAAACTAAACAATTGCTACAAAGACAATTGGCTAGTGAAGAAAAAATTATCACTTCTAAAACAACCTCAATAAATCCTGTTATCGAAAAATTAAACGCTAAATTGATTGAACTTCAAACAGAATTGAGTGACCTTAAGGCAAAAAAATGCACAGATGAACATCCATGGGTAATAGCGTTAAAGGATAGCATTCAAAAACTTGAAGCACGCATTGAAGATGAAAAACATTCAACAATAAGTAGTGAAGTAACAGAAGTTAATCCAACATATATGGAAATAGAGTCGAAATTACGCGATACAGAGGCATTAATTGATTCTCTGAGCGCCAGAGAAAAACAATTACAAGAATTAGCCACATCATATGAAAGCCGGGCAAGGATAGTTCCGAGTCAAGAACAAGAACTCACCCGGCTAACCAGAGATATGGGAGTGAATGAAAGTATTTATTCGATGTTATTAAATCGATTAGAAACAGCTAATATCTCTCAAAAATTAGAGAAGGCAGAACGCGGAACAAGATTTAAAATTATAGACCCCGCAAGAGAACCTTTACACCCAATTAAACCTGATATGAATATGATGGTTTTTTTAGCATTTGTTATTGGGTCGATTTTTGGATGTGGATGTGTTTTCTTAGGCGAATATACAGACCATTCCTTCAGAAGCCTGGAAGATGCTGAATCTGTTTTAGCAGTCCCTTCTTTAGGCTCTATATCGAAAATAACTACTGTTGAGGAACTTATAAATCAGCGGGCAAAACAGAAAAGAAGAATCGTATTAGTGACAATTTTTACTCTATGTCTAGTCGGAGTGATTGTGTTTGTTGTTTTATTAACAATGAATCCTGTAAAGTAAGTGATAACTGGTGATTGGTAAATGGTAATTATAGCAGTTATTAGTCAAATTTTACTCAGAGTGGATAAGTAAAAAATCCCAAATCCCAAGCACCAAATTCCACATACCAAAAAGCGAATTAGAGATTAGTGAATTAGAGATTAGATTTTACTAATTCGCTAATTCGCTTAATTCACTAATTCACTAAATGGAATTTGGAATTTGTGATTTGGAATTTCATAGCCATATCTGGGTCAAATTTCGATTAATAAGTGCTATAAATACCATTTAACCAGTGACCAACATAGAAGGAGTGCCAAAATGGATGAATTAAACAAGAAATCAAAAAAGTCTAATATGGAACATCAAAAAGATGAGTTAGAAGATAATGGAATGAGAGAGAAAAAAAGGCAGAAGATTTCTGTTCCGCCGCCTTCATTGTATGTGGCAAGTAGCAGAAAAGGTGGAGGGATAGATTCTCGAATAGTCACTTATCATGACCCTAAAGCCCCTATCGCAGAACAGTATCGCATTCTAAGAACTAATATTCAACGCCTTACGCCGGAAAATCCCCCTCGCGTCATTGCGGTTACCAGTGCTTTACATCAGGAAGGTAAGACAACTACGGCGATTAATTTAAGTGTAGTTATGGCTCAGGACCTTCATAAAAAAATACTTCTATGTGATTGTGACCTCCGTAAACCAATGGTGCATAAATTGATGGGAATAGATTCCAATAAAGGAATAGCCGAAATCCTTCTTTATGATGCCGATATTGAATCTGTATTACACACTGGTAAAGTGGAGAATTTAACCATTCTTCCTTGTGGCAAAAGACCACCTAATCCTGCAGAATTACTTGGTTCATATAAAATGAAAGAATTGATAAATGAATTAAGAACAAAATTTGACTACATAATTATTGATACCCCACCAGTTTTAGCTATTACAGATGTTGGAATTATCGCCGATTATATTGATGGAGTAATATTCGCTGTCCAGGCATGGAGAACACAACGAGAGGCAGTTTTAAGAAGTCAAGCACTACTCACAGCCGCACGCGCTAAAATTCTGGGATTTGTTCTGACAAATGTAGAACATTTTGTCCCAAGATATCTATATCACTATGGTTATGGTTACCAATATGGATATTATCACTACGCATAAAAAAGAAATAAAGTAACTGTTACCATTATTTTAAGTGAACTTGCAAGGAATTCCAATGCCTCTTGCTTATTCTTAATTTTCTTATCAACAAATGCCTCCTCTACCTCTCTTAATAATTTACCTATCAGTGGTCCAGAGGGAAGTCCAAAATGTTCCATTATCTCACTGCCTTTAAGTATCTTTGGCGGCATAATCGTCTGTGAAGGAGAATAGAATTTATCTATCATATTATTGATTGTTTGGTAGTATTTGTGCAGGTCTTCCGGAGAAACCTTTTGTCCTAAGGTTGCATATCTATCTGCTAATGTAAGTAATAAACTACTTATCCCCTCTTGCCCCATATCTCTAAAGAATCGATGCAGAGCACGGTTAGTAATTGTTGGTGCTTGAATAAGATAGCCTGGACGCATATGATTGCGAATGATTAATCCCATCATCTTTTTTTCCTTCGTGCCCAATTTTAGCCTGCTGGCGATTTTTGAGGATATTTTAGCCCCCAATATTTCATGACCTATGAACCTGATTTTACCCGAAATCTCTTGTGTCATTGTTTCGTATTTGCCAATATCATGGAATAATGAGATGAGCTTAAGATTAACCAATCTGTTATGTTCTTTAGTTATAGGCTCGTTTAAATATTTTCTTATTTCATTATGCCATCCGGGAAATAATCTCTCAAGGCTTGAAACTATACCTTCTAACTGAGCCAATGTCGCTATGGAATGTTCAAAGACAGATAAATGATGATAGCCGTTTTGTTTAATCTCTTTTAAAGGTATAATTTCTGGAATGATTTCTTCAAACAATCCTAATTTATCAAAGTGGGTTATAAAAAAACTTGAATTTTTTGAAGATAATATTAAATAAATTTCATTAGTAATTCGTTCTGCACTAACATTGGAAATTAATCCTTTTGACTTAACAATGGTCGAGCAAGTATCCTTTTCTATCTCAAATCCTAATTTGCAACACAGCCGAACCGCTCTTAACATTCGTAATGGGTCATCTTGAAATGTATTGGGAGAGATAATGCGGATAATTTTTTCTTGAAGGTCTTGGACGCCATTATTTTTATCAATAAGTTCAATATTTGCAGATGTTAAATCTATGGCGAGGGCATTTATGGTGAAATCTCGCATCTGCAGGTCTTCAGATATATTTTCTCCTTTAAGATTATTAAAGTCTAAATTTAGTGTCTGGTTTTTTAATTTACAGACAACTCTTGCTGTTCCTCTTTCTTTTTCTAAGAGGATGAAGGTTCCGCCTAAAACTTCAGCCACTTTTTGAGCAAAG
The bacterium genome window above contains:
- a CDS encoding HD domain-containing protein; the encoded protein is MNIDKIKICNPPLSIIKDLSIKMNLPLYLVGGYIRDFLVNRESNDYDFAIKGDALSFAQKVAEVLGGTFILLEKERGTARVVCKLKNQTLNLDFNNLKGENISEDLQMRDFTINALAIDLTSANIELIDKNNGVQDLQEKIIRIISPNTFQDDPLRMLRAVRLCCKLGFEIEKDTCSTIVKSKGLISNVSAERITNEIYLILSSKNSSFFITHFDKLGLFEEIIPEIIPLKEIKQNGYHHLSVFEHSIATLAQLEGIVSSLERLFPGWHNEIRKYLNEPITKEHNRLVNLKLISLFHDIGKYETMTQEISGKIRFIGHEILGAKISSKIASRLKLGTKEKKMMGLIIRNHMRPGYLIQAPTITNRALHRFFRDMGQEGISSLLLTLADRYATLGQKVSPEDLHKYYQTINNMIDKFYSPSQTIMPPKILKGSEIMEHFGLPSGPLIGKLLREVEEAFVDKKIKNKQEALEFLASSLKIMVTVTLFLFYA
- a CDS encoding CpsD/CapB family tyrosine-protein kinase, with the translated sequence MDELNKKSKKSNMEHQKDELEDNGMREKKRQKISVPPPSLYVASSRKGGGIDSRIVTYHDPKAPIAEQYRILRTNIQRLTPENPPRVIAVTSALHQEGKTTTAINLSVVMAQDLHKKILLCDCDLRKPMVHKLMGIDSNKGIAEILLYDADIESVLHTGKVENLTILPCGKRPPNPAELLGSYKMKELINELRTKFDYIIIDTPPVLAITDVGIIADYIDGVIFAVQAWRTQREAVLRSQALLTAARAKILGFVLTNVEHFVPRYLYHYGYGYQYGYYHYA
- a CDS encoding polysaccharide biosynthesis/export family protein; the encoded protein is MEEKDMSLRWSFVFTIIILFLLNVLIQNSWAKDRTSYLLGKDDVIKVFVWDHPELSGDMVVNPAGNISFLLLGDVMVEGLTEEELEKILTEKFSQYIMAPQVSVTIVGYNSKKIYILGEVSKPGEYPIGGTVISLREAILKAGLPTKSAALGRVRIITPQPTKPIVKIVNLSLILNKGCLKEDIDLQAGDIVYIPSNIPAKIGDGLDKIASPISRILAFIGLIEGIKGIGE
- a CDS encoding XrtA system polysaccharide chain length determinant; protein product: MDILKATRVNIGDYLQVIFRRKWLFIIPFFTIFLTTTIGAIFMPKIYESKAMLVVEEKQLLSPLVSGMAVAPTIQERLDILKEQITSWYRLAEMVEALKLCTYTKDQTKINAYIQSLQKRIKVILKARFLIQVSFEDTNPKVAEAVVNYITKSLVKEEISGQEEEALSAIKFIADQVKHYQEKLEEAEASLKDFKEKNLLELPGSGGSNLAKAIGIKDALLEIRLDLQEAHKTKQLLQRQLASEEKIITSKTTSINPVIEKLNAKLIELQTELSDLKAKKCTDEHPWVIALKDSIQKLEARIEDEKHSTISSEVTEVNPTYMEIESKLRDTEALIDSLSAREKQLQELATSYESRARIVPSQEQELTRLTRDMGVNESIYSMLLNRLETANISQKLEKAERGTRFKIIDPAREPLHPIKPDMNMMVFLAFVIGSIFGCGCVFLGEYTDHSFRSLEDAESVLAVPSLGSISKITTVEELINQRAKQKRRIVLVTIFTLCLVGVIVFVVLLTMNPVK